Proteins encoded together in one Thalassotalea crassostreae window:
- a CDS encoding mechanosensitive ion channel family protein, which translates to MDYDKVATDLFEIVVLYGPKLISAVLIWIVGAWVIKGLSLAIGKAMIRGDIDESLRPFVKGLSEMLMKVLLVITVLSMLGIEMTSFVAILGAAGLAIGMALSGTLQNFAGGVMILIFKPYRIGDVIDAQGYVGKVSEIQIFNTILKTPDNKTIIIPNGGLATGSMINYSIEPTRRVDWTFGIGYGDDVDQAKTVMRKLCDQDERILKDPEVYIAVSALADSSVNFTVRAWVNAADYWDVFFDMNEQIYKVFNNEGLNIPFPQMDVHLHKAE; encoded by the coding sequence ATGGATTACGATAAAGTAGCTACTGATCTATTTGAAATAGTTGTTCTTTATGGGCCGAAGTTAATTTCAGCGGTTCTAATTTGGATTGTCGGCGCGTGGGTAATTAAAGGCTTGTCACTTGCTATCGGCAAGGCGATGATTAGAGGTGATATTGACGAATCACTTAGACCTTTTGTTAAAGGTCTAAGCGAAATGTTAATGAAGGTGCTGCTTGTCATCACCGTATTGAGCATGCTTGGCATTGAGATGACTTCTTTCGTCGCTATATTAGGTGCGGCGGGCTTAGCTATCGGTATGGCTCTGTCAGGAACTTTACAAAACTTTGCCGGTGGCGTCATGATCCTAATCTTTAAACCATATCGAATTGGCGACGTAATCGATGCACAAGGATATGTAGGGAAAGTATCAGAAATCCAAATTTTTAATACAATCTTAAAAACCCCCGATAATAAGACGATTATTATTCCTAATGGCGGTCTAGCCACAGGGTCAATGATTAATTATTCCATTGAGCCGACGCGTCGTGTAGATTGGACATTCGGTATAGGCTACGGTGATGATGTAGATCAAGCAAAGACTGTAATGAGGAAATTATGTGATCAAGATGAGCGTATTTTAAAAGATCCCGAGGTTTATATTGCAGTGTCTGCGCTTGCAGATAGCTCTGTCAATTTTACCGTGAGAGCTTGGGTTAATGCCGCCGATTACTGGGATGTATTTTTTGATATGAATGAACAGATATATAAAGTGTTCAATAACGAAGGATTGAATATACCCTTTCCACAAATGGATGTTCATCTACATAAAGCTGAATAA